From one Gemmatimonadales bacterium genomic stretch:
- the rplE gene encoding 50S ribosomal protein L5 produces the protein MDHAPKAAEGTPRLQEFYEKTVRAKLQKDFGLPNKHQVPRITKVVLNIGMGDAGKNPKQLEAAVDELGLVTGQHAVVTRAKKAIANFGLRAGMPVGATVTLRRARMYEFLDRFITLAIPRIRDFRGLPNRSFDGRGNYTFGIKEQMIFPEIDFDKVEKIHGMDITIVTSTDRDDLAMALLRELGWPFRGETPQRVA, from the coding sequence GTGGACCACGCACCCAAGGCCGCCGAGGGCACGCCCCGGCTGCAGGAGTTCTACGAGAAGACCGTCCGCGCCAAGCTGCAGAAGGATTTCGGACTGCCCAACAAGCACCAGGTCCCGCGGATCACCAAGGTGGTGCTCAACATCGGCATGGGCGACGCGGGGAAGAATCCCAAGCAGCTCGAGGCGGCTGTGGACGAGCTGGGGCTGGTCACCGGACAGCACGCGGTGGTCACCCGCGCCAAGAAGGCGATCGCCAACTTCGGCCTCCGGGCCGGCATGCCGGTCGGCGCCACGGTGACGCTCCGCCGGGCGCGGATGTACGAGTTCCTCGATCGCTTCATCACCCTGGCGATCCCCCGGATCCGGGACTTCCGCGGGCTGCCCAACCGGAGCTTCGACGGGCGGGGGAACTACACCTTCGGCATCAAGGAGCAGATGATCTTCCCCGAGATCGACTTCGATAAGGTGGAGAAGATCCATGGGATGGACATCACCATCGTGACGTCGACCGACCGGGACGATCTGGCGATGGCCCTGCTGCGCGAGTTGGGCTGGCCGTTCCGCGGCGAGACCCCGCAGCGCGTCGCCTAG
- the rplP gene encoding 50S ribosomal protein L16 has translation MLAPKRIKFRKTFKGRTKGIASRGNTVAFGEFGLMSLEPGWVTSRQIEASRVAMTREMKRGGKVWIRIFPDKPITKKPAETRMGKGKGNPEGWVAVVKPGRVMFEVEGISEDLAKKALALASAKLPVRTRFIKREEI, from the coding sequence ATGCTGGCGCCCAAGCGGATCAAGTTCCGCAAGACGTTCAAGGGCCGGACCAAGGGCATCGCCAGCCGGGGGAACACCGTGGCATTCGGCGAGTTCGGTCTGATGAGCCTGGAGCCGGGCTGGGTCACCAGCCGGCAGATCGAAGCCTCCCGCGTGGCGATGACCCGGGAGATGAAGCGCGGCGGCAAGGTCTGGATCCGGATCTTCCCCGACAAGCCGATCACCAAGAAGCCGGCCGAGACCCGCATGGGCAAAGGCAAGGGCAACCCCGAGGGCTGGGTGGCGGTGGTCAAGCCGGGCCGGGTCATGTTCGAGGTCGAGGGCATCAGCGAGGACCTCGCCAAGAAGGCGCTGGCGCTCGCCTCGGCCAAGCTGCCGGTCCGGACGCGCTTCATCAAGCGCGAGGAGATCTGA
- the rplX gene encoding 50S ribosomal protein L24: MKPLVYKKAKRVRHQAPVRTRLRITKGDTVQVISGDDKGKRGRVLRVNPKTARITIEGVNVVKRHRRATQTSEAGIVEFPAPIHHSKAMLIDPKSGEPTRVRRRVDADGTVERIAVKSEQPIPRNR, from the coding sequence ATGAAGCCGCTCGTCTATAAGAAGGCCAAGCGGGTGCGCCACCAGGCGCCGGTACGGACGCGCCTCCGGATCACCAAGGGTGACACGGTCCAGGTCATCTCGGGTGACGACAAAGGCAAGCGGGGCCGGGTGCTGCGGGTGAACCCCAAGACCGCGCGCATCACCATCGAGGGCGTCAACGTGGTGAAGCGGCACCGGCGGGCCACCCAGACGTCGGAGGCCGGGATCGTGGAGTTCCCGGCGCCGATCCATCATTCGAAGGCGATGCTGATCGATCCCAAGAGCGGGGAGCCCACCCGGGTCCGGCGCCGGGTGGACGCCGACGGCACCGTGGAGCGGATCGCCGTCAAGTCGGAGCAGCCGATCCCGAGGAACCGGTAA
- the rpmC gene encoding 50S ribosomal protein L29, whose product MKANEIREMSVETLKTRLEELVTERFNLRFRSATESIENPMRFRAIRRDIARLQTILREKQAHG is encoded by the coding sequence ATGAAGGCGAACGAGATCAGGGAGATGTCGGTGGAGACCCTGAAGACCCGGCTGGAGGAGCTCGTCACCGAGCGCTTCAACCTGCGCTTCCGGTCCGCCACCGAGTCGATCGAGAACCCGATGCGCTTCCGGGCCATCCGGCGCGACATCGCGCGGCTGCAAACGATTCTCCGGGAGAAGCAAGCCCATGGCTGA
- the rplN gene encoding 50S ribosomal protein L14 — protein MVQQESILRIADNSGARRALVIRVLGGSKRRYAGLGDIVVVAIKDAIPTGQVKKGDVAKAVIVRTAKETRRKDGSYIRFDENAAVLINDAGEPRATRIFGPVARELREKRYMKIVSLAPEVL, from the coding sequence ATGGTGCAACAGGAATCGATTCTTCGGATCGCGGACAATTCGGGCGCCCGCCGGGCGCTGGTGATCCGCGTGCTGGGCGGGAGCAAGCGTCGCTACGCCGGCCTGGGCGACATCGTGGTGGTGGCCATCAAGGACGCCATTCCCACCGGCCAGGTGAAGAAGGGCGACGTGGCCAAGGCGGTCATCGTGCGGACGGCCAAGGAGACCCGCCGGAAGGACGGCTCCTACATCCGGTTCGACGAGAATGCCGCTGTCCTGATCAACGACGCGGGCGAGCCGCGGGCCACCCGCATCTTCGGCCCGGTCGCCCGGGAGCTGCGCGAGAAGCGCTACATGAAGATCGTCTCGCTCGCCCCGGAGGTACTGTAG
- the rpsQ gene encoding 30S ribosomal protein S17, with product MADQATRTRAKRKTRTGVVTSDKMEKTVTVSLVRRYAHPVYGKQVTRTKTVKARNEQGAKTGDTVRIMETRPLAKTVRWRVTDIVLRAK from the coding sequence ATGGCTGACCAGGCGACGCGGACGCGGGCCAAGCGGAAGACCCGCACGGGCGTAGTGACCAGCGACAAGATGGAGAAGACGGTCACCGTCTCCCTGGTCCGGCGCTACGCGCACCCGGTGTACGGCAAGCAGGTCACCCGGACCAAGACGGTCAAGGCGCGGAACGAGCAGGGCGCCAAGACCGGTGACACGGTCCGCATCATGGAGACCCGGCCGCTCGCCAAGACGGTGCGCTGGCGGGTCACCGACATCGTCCTCCGGGCCAAATAG